gctccataaaaattacaaccagtagattatactgaaaactcaaaattccgtaacatactataaaaaaaactgttcgttCCACGAAAAGACATAATTTACTCACAAATCTTAAATGACTTTCTCGGCCAGCTGTTCAAAAAAGTACACAGCGGCCCCACTTAACAAACACACGATAACAACACACGATATCAACAAACAGCTCTACTCTTTCTCTTCTCTCTACGCTCTAATGCGAACTCTACGCTTTCTCTTCTCTTACAATTCTCTCTGCCGAAGCACTAACACTTACGTCTTCCCTTCTGAGGACGGTCCGGTTTGCGACCTCAAAAGATAGGGAGAGCGGGCGGGATGGGTTGGAGAGATAAGGATGTTGTCATCTGCGTCGTTACTCCTGCtgtctccgcggccttccgcggTATGTGCTGGCGTACGGGGTGTGGAAATGGGAGAAGCAAGGGCACTATCGTCTTCTTCACGGCCTTCACTGGAATGTGCGTACTCTCTTAGAGTACTGCTCTCGCTGGGTAGGCAGCTCGCTGGGGTTCTACGGGGAGTGCCCTCTCGTACACCCAACGGCTCTGGAGGCGTAGGGGTAGGTCGGGGCCTCAGGAGATAAGGGCTCCTTTGCCGGGCAGCTGCTTGCGACTCGGTCGTCGACGGGTATCTCTGCTCCTCCGTGCTCTCCGGCGTAGAGGCCTCTTCTGCTCGTTCTCTCTCGGCTATTGGCGATCCGGGCTCTTGGATCGCCGCTTCCTGCCTCTCTCCGCCCTCCGATGACGATGTCGACACCTGACTCATTTCCTCCCACCGTTCTTCGTCCTCCGACTCGGCCAATATATGGGATCGGGGGGACATGACACCAGGGCGAGGGGGAATATGGGAAAAGGGAGTGTCTCCTATTGGGCTTGCTGGGCCACGCACAATTTCCGCTGATTTGGTGGGGGGGTGTTTCTGTGGTCTTCCTCGACGACGTTCTCCACACGGGGGAAAACCTAGAGTTGGCAAATTACCTAAATGCAACTTTAAGCGATTTTTGTGCACCAAAAGAGATCTGTAGGGGAGTTGAATTCGCACGTTGCACGGGGGAATCACTTCCGTCACTAGGTAGGGCCCTTTCCACGggtaatggaattttttcgcTCCGCCTGTCTTCGTGCACGGGTCACTCAGGTAGACGTATTGACCACACTCATACGCCACGTCCTTCGTCCCCCTGTTAAAAACCGCCGCCCTCTCTCGGCGAGCGCGCGCGTCATTGATCTTACATCTACTCCGTAATGTCTCCAATTTCTCTTTCAATCCCTGAAGATACTTATTGTCAAACTGTCCCAATGTCGGTTCAAAGTACTCGAAGGGAGATCGCATGACGTGCCCGAAAACGATTTCATGAGGCGAGAAGCCTGTACTGCGATGAATTTTTGTATTGTAGCAGAGGACAGCGTACGGGACCCACGTATCCCAGTCCGAGTTTTTGTCGTTAACGTAGTGGCTAAGTATACCAGCAATTGTTCTATGTACCCTCTCCACTTTCCCGTTCGATTCTGGATGGTAAGGAGAAGAGCGAagtctggaaattttcattagttcgcacacctttttaAAGAAATCGGACATATAGTTTGCACCCTGATCCGTGAGAACCTTGACCGGTACCCCAAACCTTAGAATCCACCTTCTCACGAATGCCGAGGCGATCGTCTCCGCCTTTTGGTCCGGTAAAGGAATCATTTCTAGGtaacgggaaaaattatcaataatagatAGAATGTATTTGTTACCATACTCACTACATGGAAGGGGCCCGACGGTGTCCAAAGAAACGAAATCGAATGGTCTATCGGAAGAGGGTAATTCCTGAATGGGTGCCCTTGTTCTCCCGTAAGGGCTTCGACGGTGGCATGCGACGCAGTCTCTAAGAGCTTCTTTAATGTCCTTCGCTAAATTTCGCCACCAATATGATGCCCGCACTCTCTCGAGTGTAGGCCGGATCCCTAGATGCCCCGACAATGGATGATCatggaagtttttaattatatctttcctCAATTTCTCGGGGGCCACTATTTTCTCACCATCTTTGGTTTTCTTATAGAGAACGCCCCCTTTCACAAAGAATCCTATCTGCGTTCGCAACCGTTTGCATTCGGCGTCGTCGTTCTGATAGTCAATTATTTCGTCACATAGCCCTCGTTCAACCGTTCGTACCTTCCGACTGAGTGCGTCGGCGTTTGAATGAAGCTTCCCTGGTTTGTGTATAATTTCATAGTCGAACTCGCTCAATTTCAACGTCCACCTTACCAAGCGGCTGTTAGGATCCTTAAGACTCAATAGCCATTTGAGGGCCGCGTGGtctgtaatgattttaaattttcgaccAAATAAATAACATCTGAAATGTCCCGTAGCCCATACGGCCCCAAGGAGTTCCTTCTCCGTGGCTGAGTAATTTGTTTCGGCGCTGTTCAATTGTCTAGAGGCATAAGCGACGGGATGCTCTTCTCCGTTTATCTCCTGCGATAGAACCGCGCCTAAGGCATAATTTGAGGCATCCGTAGAAAGGATGAAAGTTTTTCTGAAATCTGGGTACACTAGAATAGGGCTTTTAGTAAGCGCTGACTTAAGCTCCCTCATCGCCACTTCGCAATCGTCTGACCAGCTAAAAGTTGCCCCCTTTTTCAGCAGTCTCGTCAGGGGCTTTGCTATACTGGCATAGTCCTTCACGAACCTCCGGTAGTAATTGGCTAAACCTAGGAAGGACTGTAGTTCCTTCGTGCAACTGGGCGTGGGATATTCATTTACTGCCGAAAGCTTCGATGGATCGGGAAAAACTCCGTCCTTCGTTATCACATGACCCAAGTAATTCACCTTGTCGTGGGCAAAGtggcatttatcaaatttcagagTCAAACCTGCGATTCTCAGTCTCTCCAAAACGCCCCTCAGTCGTTCTGCATGTTCTTCAATTGTGGAGCTAAACACTACCACGTCATCTAAATAGACGAGACAATGCGCCGGTTTCAGCCCGCGCAGAACGCTGTCCATAAGCCGCTGGAAACTGGCGGGGGCATTGCGTAGCCCAAACGGCATTCGCGTATATTCCCAATGCCCGCTCTCcgtattaaatgccgtttttggTTGTGACTCTCCGTCCATGGGAATTTGATGGTAACCGCTTGTTAAGTCCATCGTAGTAAAGTATCGGCAATTCCCTAAATAGTCCAAGGTCTCGACTATATTCGGCAGGGGATAAACATCAGGAGTCGTAATGGCGTTTAATGCCCTGTAATCTACGCAAAACCTATACGAATCTTTCCCATCAGTCGATTTCTTAGGGACAACAACAATTGGGGCGGCCCAGGGGCTGGTACTAGGCACTATGACACCCGCCTCTAACTGCTCCCTCACTAGCCTATCGACTATTTCCTTCTGGTGGAATGGCGTGCGGTATGCCTTCCTATAGATTGGCCTTTCGCTAGACGTTGGAATATGATGTGTCACCAATTTTGTCGGCGGTGGAAGACCCTTACCGGCAAACAGATCCTTATATTcctcaagaattggcaatagagcgTCACGTTCCCCGCAGTTTAAATGCACAAGTTTATCCGCAAAACAGACTTCGCCCTCGCAACGCCGCACCGCATGCACTCGCGGACCCCAATCAGCTTCCTCTTCCGCCCCTCTATCTTCCCATTGTGTAGCGGAAGCTAAAATCGTTCCCTTCCTTAGCGTTACCTCTCCTTCGTTGAAGTTAGCTACTTGAACAATTACTTCACGGTTTTCATTCACTCTTGACATGCTTCTAGCCACTACACAGCCCTCCAGATCCTCAAAGTTTGGTTCGATAAGGATATCAGCGCCGATAGGGATTTGTAGGTCAGGTACATTGACACTAATTAGTTTTTCACATCTACCCGGCAATATTTCTGTCTCTATTGACCGGATTAAAAACCCCGTGTCACTCCGCTTTcggatttctttcattattcctaCATTCGCTTGTTCCCCGTGGTTGCCCCTCAAACCCCAGGTCTCATTCCCTACGGAGAGTGTTCCCTGTTTAATGTTTATACAGCAACCTAACTTTTCTAGGAAATCTAAACCTAATATCCCCTCGTAATCCCCTAGTTCACTCACAACTTGCATGCAACACTTATATTGAACAccgtttacaaaaaattcaataacctTTTCCCCAAAACTTTTCACCACATCACCAGTAATGCCCCTCACGCGATAAGGGGACCGTTTAATACCCTCATTCCCACACACATCACTGCACACGAGGGATACCTGAGCGCCGGTGTCACACAGGAACCTGGCCCTTCTTCCCCCGATGCTCACCACCGCCACCAAATCCATAGGTCCGCCTCTTTTCTCCACCCTCGGAAGGAAGACATCTAGTAGGGGCCGGAATTGGCGGCGTTGCCGGCCCCGCCGTCGTTTAACTCCGTAGTCTGCTGCCTCCGTCTGCATTCCCGGGCGATGTGGCCCTCACCTCCACAGTTGAAGCAGCGCCTCCGATTTCGGCACTCCCTCGCCATGTGCCCCATCTCGCCACAGTTAAAGCATTTACCTTCCCTTGGAGCCCGGAAGACATGGCGGCTCGCAGGCTCCTCTCTCAAGGGGCGCCTCTCCACCTCCTCGATCCTAATGGCGGCCTCGACCGCCTCGTCAAAATTTTGAGGCGACGTCAGCCGGCACTGTCTGCCCACTTCCCCTGAGAGACCATTAAGGAAGGCGTCAAGGGCGCGCTGATCTGCCTCATAGCGCGTCGCGGCGGCATGCTCCGCGGGCCCGGCCACGTCATACGTCtggctgttgatttttcgcaccctGTCTGCGAAGGCTTCCAAGTCTCCTCCAGCGCCCCTTCTTATGTTGGCTAACAGCTCCCGTTTCGTTCGGTACCGCTGCAAGAGCTGCGCTTTTAGTTCCTCGAACGTCGCAGCCCCTCGGCACTCTTCCTTGCTATGATAAAATTCGGCCGCTTCCCCGTTCAACTTCAGGATCGTTGCATTCAGTTTGTCGGCGTCAGAGAGGCCCCCCAAATCGGCTGCGCGTTCCACTTTGTCTAAAAAGGCCGTTACGGACTCTTCCGGTCTTCCCGAGAACGCTTCAGTCGCCGAAAGCAAGCCGAAGTTTTTCCGCCCGCCTTCCTCCCCAGCAGCTGTCCCCGTCCGCCGAAGTCTCTCGTTATCCGCTTCGAGCTCGCGTAATTTCTTGCTCATCTCTGTGATGGCCTGCTGCAAATCCATCTCCTGGCCTCCCAGGCTCACTCTCGCCGCCATCGTAATCAATGAGTCCTTCCAAAAATATGCCAATTATCCCACTTCTTGACACCagtgtaagacccccgatgctctaaggggtgccgccgatcaattggcagggatttttgaaaggaaactcatacactacggagagatgattttattgtagtatttacattttatttacattacgcCACCACGCGTCCGACTACTCACGACCGCGTCTCCACAGCCCGCCTTCgttgacctcccctcctcctccttctccctcctcagccatcgtgtttctttcaccaagctctgcagtttcccacgggaggttgGAGCAGCCACTGGATACGCGGAGGTAAAGCGATCCGACCCTTCGCAAAGgcagaaacttgggaaggaatatgaaagagagtgtaggtgatgggttgaggcgtgaaaagggtgggaacggaagtgactctgctgtttctgtctcttacaagtttttattttacttcgaaatttgcctatttcgacgCTTTGAAGTACTACAacttgtaaatgattttttaccaagatttattgagtaatcttactagaggtaatgttttatcttagttctaagtttctttattcatcatgatcATTTTTGTTACGAAATTTTGTCGTTTCTGGTATAAATATGATTGtagtaaataatgttgcgtttacgcaacgatgggaattctatggtagaccagagggcttttctcaaagcataagGAAACTTgtcagtatggcttttaatcgacaacgtagtcttttggaggcagtttagctgcatttttgggactcacaggttgtgagtttacaaagtaaagggtgaatggctttttaaaattccaagatggccatctgtacgaattttacatcgaacactcTGGTGCTTCGTTGAGTCGaactgttgcgcgcacacgtggaaccgatagagggcaatgtcattcccatgtcgttgattGGAAGTATTActtagtagacgttaaattcagctttagatgcattcagtttcagagacGGTAGAATGATAGGGTGAGAAAcatattagttgaagcaggattgagATGGAAGGTGGAATGTTCCTCTAGTTgctctttggaattttctccgtgtaatcctgagttacctattttttcttctatcgcttaggtgatataaggctaataatctagcttcagttgggtttGTATCAGTTTaatagtcctctgaaatgcatctttatatCTCATATatagtaattatatcaataataccgcagtagttttttCTCGGcggtttgaaaaataattcattcagatataaaagtgaagaaaatgttacccgttatttctacgcctcagacgtatactttagaagaagcgtcaagaaggcAACTGAAGAATGCAAATTAACAGGAGAGGCgatttgtaatattttctaaattttggaaCTGCAATGGGGATtgcatcttctcagtatttcaaatatgaatgatTGCAGGCGGTGCTGcaaggcaaatcacagtttactcaagcagtatcaaaagaaaaattgtccagtaaacgcgcacgcccaggtaaaagatgcagaaAACAAACAGGttcatttaaatgtgaaaaaattgaatctaTACCTCCGTAGtagtcccgaatttctgcgtgaaaaagtaatagaaacacatattactcagtatggaggccactgaCCAATTGAAATCCGTCgcttatttctcagtggaaaattacttgaattaattttgagttacTCGAATaagtacgctgaggagataaataaccatacatttactTAGAATAAGGCagactttaaaataataattggaatcatagtgttgtcggggtatcatatattaccgcGCACCAAGTAGTACCGGACAAGCCAAGAGTAGATGTATGTCGCAGTGTGAGGCAATGTATGACGcggattcggtttgatgaattgaaaaaatatcgacagctccgataattctcaactacacaatgtgatacatttttgaaagtcggacCTTTCTCAAAAGATtataccaaaattccattcagttaggaattttcccgacaaatggttccatatttcaggtggcacgcagctaaaattttcattcgtaGGGAACAActtagagtaggttatacattgtggtgtctggcctcatctacaggctatctataTCACTTTTTTCCAtatggagaggcggaacttgaaagtgacATTTCTAGGATCTCTAAGTTTACTAGGAGAAAGAGTTGttctaaatttgctgaattttttaagtctaaaaaaattcataccgcgtattttgataatttcttcaccagTTACAATTTGTTTGCAACttttaagtgataattgttatttttcaacggaaaCAGTAAGAGAAAACCGAAAGGAAAAttgcgcactcatgtcttcgagagatttgacaaaaaacctaacggggatttctactattcATTTGACGGGTCAAAGCATATTCTCTCAGTGCGATGGCATGATAACTCGGTCATCGCTGTTGCTTGAAATTACGGGAATATGGAACCCGTAGTAAGGACAAAATGGCACGAAGATTTccaaagaaaatcgaaatatcatcaacgattacaatcagggaatgggaggggtagatttactcgataattatgttaCATATTACCGTAACCAAATTAACGGCAAAAACCTCTTTCCGAAAAGGGATTGatagtgcagtggtgaatccgtgtagattttacgccaaagtcacgggcaaagcaattccatTGTTAGAATTTCGATCCGAgatcataaaattttactaaGGCAAGAAATCGTTAggcatacagtgagtcctcgtttaacgttgttgattcgttcctgaaaaagtcgacgttaagcgaaacaacgttaaacgatgcagtgtttcccataagaaacaatgtaaaaaaattaaataggttcCTAGCCATgatcctaacaatccatttcttcgtgaagaatccagaatttcccgggcgagaatccaaggaggccaattaccggagccgtaactttaagcagacttcgtgaccaatcgggagacacatgaatcaggccaaaatgaaaaaatctgaatctgacactcggaagcacgaggacgaagggcgagtcaattttcgtgatgatatgaattctttaacccggcggaaatctcgtgaaacattcattaccgattattcacttcagcatgataacgattcattcgaaacgaaacgaattttcataacgaaaaggttgggaagaaggcatttttaaatgaaatataaaaactaaaaagaaagtattttaatggcgaaacatcgatattttcagtaacagaagaaattttaattgtaaaaactcgacctgcaaacctaaaactcgaccgatctctccagcagttgcaccttcatcaattcttttaataataccaagtttttgttctaatatcgccgttttttcttcacgtctgaagaaccaccaggatagcctcttcttcgtggacatttttttctgttggcatcacaaaaatatacgaataatgggtaaatgaggcgataattattcgctcagatgcatatttaacatacgctacccacgccaaccttttctgtcgaacgaaaattaccaatcgcattaatatagtaatatttactatacatcagatgcgcttgcgttctattcgccattcatttttttttcgccgcgcataatttgaacaacgttatcgcgaagcaataacgacgttaaatgataaagggtttcaatttttggacaacgttatcgtgaaacaacgttaaacgggacgacgttaaacgaggacacactgtacttATAATTTCCGGCGAAGAATTCGAGTGTGCCAATCAAAGATACGTTATACTGTTAAAAGTGTTACGCTTAATTCCAAGCAGAATATTATTGAACACTACATcagaaaatacgatgaaaaataaaatatgcaacctaagttttgaaaagtacttttttgtttttatttaccggagttttcccagcgttgcgtaaacgcaacattatgcaaatcatatattattatgaatataataattttttctgaaaattaatcttaattaggccaaaataaaccgtaaaatacgaaataaccgaaGGTGAAAGCCCTacgtgcagtctggggaataatgggttaatcatGGATGCCTGAAGTGCAGCCCTTTCATGTCAGCTTTGGAATTGTGTGCACTCAAATTTGTACACGAGTTACTTCATtactaaaattttgaaagacaagATATTTTATTAAGCTTGATGGTATatgttgttgttcttgttattACATGGAATGTTGAATAATTGCAGTGAACTGGGGTCCTCATCTTATCATTGTACCAACATCAGTTATGCTCAACTGGGAGATGGAGTTCAAGAAATGGTGTCCTGCGTTCAAAATTTTGACCTACTATGGCACACAGAAAGAGAGGAGGTTGAAGAGAACTGGTAATCTAATGCATTTTCATTGCCTTAGCTCTGTGATTATTTTGTGCCTGTGTGGAGTATGATTtatcaattaatgaaaatattccttCAGGATGGACAAAACCTAATGCTTTCCATGTCTGCATAACATCCTACAAGCTTGTTATCCAGGATCACCAAAGTTTTCGgaggaaaaaatggaagtatCTAATATTAGATgaagcacaaaatattaaaaatttcaaatcccaGAGGTGGCAGTTACTTCTGAATTTCCAAACTCAGAGGTAAGAAAGAAGATTGGTGTTCTGGATGGataatttccccccccccctaaatattgcaatattaattttatgaatgttttatgCAGGCGCTTACTTCTTACTGGGACTCCATTGCAAAACAATTTAATGGAACTCTGGTCCTTGATGCATTTCCTAATGCCCCATGTTTTCCAATCGCATAGAGAATTCAAGGAGTGGTTCTCAAACCCTGTCACAGGAATGATCGaaggaaataatgaatacaaTGAAAGTATTATTAAACGCTTGCATAAGGTAAGATATTGATTATATTACTGCTGGTActtgctaattttaatgaatcaGCAACATTAACAACCCATTTGTTTTAGGTTCTTCGTCCCTTTCTTCTCAGAAGGCTGAAAACTGAAGTAGAGAAACAGTTACCAAAGAAATATGAGCACATTATAATGTGCAGGCTTTCCAAAAGGCAGCGTTACCTATACGATGACTTCATGTCGAGAGCAAAGTGAGTTTTAGAAATTGAGGTTGACGTGTTATCAGTTCATATGACTGGATTTGGTAACTGTTCTGTTTAAACTTTACAGGACCCGAGAAACATTGGCAACTGGTAACTTGCTTAGTGTTATCAATGTTTTAATGCAACTGAGGAAagtgtgtaaccacccaaatctGTTTGAATCCCGTCCAACATTTTCACCATTTCAAATGGAAGGTCTCACCATCCATGTGCCATCTTTGGTTTATAGAGCCTTATCATATGACCCATTCAAGGTATGTACTTtcttctctcaaaattaaataaggattattttttgtGGTACATCAGCTACCTTGTGAATGCTGTTCTGATTAGTGCCGTTATGCACAGGTGCTGTTGTATCTTGAGACCTTGTTCCAGTTAAATGCTCTCATGTTCTGTATAATTCTATATAAATGctcaaaatagggtggtttcctatttttttatttgcctaaatcaaaagattattactcctggagtacgtttttcatgcttttagatttttaaatggcaatatctatatttcgcgattaaatgaaaagtgaaaattttcaagaccgTGAAAACACGACGgtcaagtatgaatgctgggaaaagcccgtgtgacgtctggctgctgcggtgtgaggccacctgggtgctaGGCTATGAatgccgctgt
This genomic interval from Ischnura elegans chromosome 5, ioIscEleg1.1, whole genome shotgun sequence contains the following:
- the LOC124158844 gene encoding uncharacterized protein LOC124158844; the encoded protein is MSPRSHILAESEDEERWEEMSQVSTSSSEGGERQEAAIQEPGSPIAERERAEEASTPESTEEQRYPSTTESQAAARQRSPYLLRPRPTPTPPEPLGVREGTPRRTPASCLPSESSTLREYAHSSEGREEDDSALASPISTPRTPAHTAEGRGDSRSNDADDNILISPTHPARSPYLLRSQTGPSSEGKTIQWVKQTRPIIN